The following proteins are encoded in a genomic region of Shinella zoogloeoides:
- a CDS encoding Rrf2 family transcriptional regulator, which yields MRMTLHTDYALRMLIYLATRRDGACTVNDVAEAYGLSRNHLLKVAQTLRDLGLVETTRGRAGGIRLARAPREIGVGALVRATEEEFSLAECMQAGGAPAPSRPPAG from the coding sequence ATGCGGATGACGCTTCATACCGACTATGCCCTGCGCATGCTGATCTACCTCGCCACGCGGCGGGACGGGGCATGCACGGTGAACGACGTCGCCGAGGCCTACGGGCTTTCGCGCAACCATCTCCTGAAAGTCGCGCAGACGCTGCGCGATCTCGGCCTCGTTGAGACGACGCGCGGCCGGGCCGGCGGCATCCGCCTTGCGCGGGCGCCGCGCGAGATCGGCGTCGGGGCGCTGGTCAGGGCGACGGAAGAGGAATTCTCGCTGGCCGAATGCATGCAGGCCGGGGGCGCGCCTGCGCCATCTCGCCCGCCTGCCGGCTGA
- a CDS encoding FMN-binding protein encodes MAPVLKGGETVAWVFMTSDFVGTTGYSGKPIHTLVAVGKDAKIVGVQLVKHSEPIVLIGIPEAKVKALVASYAGLDLVAEAKSGGTAHEVDIISGATVTVMVIDDSIVRSGLKVARALGLGGLAPETESAGPRFEIDPDAAAPADWIEAEGDGTLRRLSLDVAQVNAAFAEHPDVRARDRALTEAPQTTFIDMQAALVSVPAIGKALLGPAEEVNLKGWLKEGENAIAVVGRGLYSFKGSGYVRGGIFDRIVLIQDDVSVRFRDRDHRRLGAIALAGAPEFSEMDLFRIPAGVGFDPAKPFRIQLLAQREVGPIEKVFHTFDLGYQLPQKYLRAVAPPARRPPPSPRRRKARRRQTSGSASGAIRS; translated from the coding sequence GTGGCGCCGGTGCTCAAGGGCGGCGAGACGGTGGCCTGGGTCTTCATGACCTCGGATTTCGTCGGCACCACCGGCTATTCCGGCAAGCCGATCCACACGCTCGTCGCCGTCGGCAAGGATGCGAAGATCGTCGGCGTGCAACTCGTCAAGCATTCCGAGCCCATCGTCCTCATCGGCATTCCCGAGGCCAAGGTGAAGGCGCTGGTCGCCAGCTATGCCGGCCTCGACCTCGTCGCCGAGGCGAAGTCCGGCGGCACGGCGCATGAGGTGGACATCATCTCCGGTGCGACCGTGACGGTGATGGTGATCGACGATTCCATCGTCCGCTCGGGGTTGAAGGTCGCCCGCGCGCTCGGCCTCGGCGGCCTTGCCCCGGAAACCGAGAGCGCCGGTCCCCGTTTCGAGATCGATCCCGATGCCGCCGCGCCGGCCGACTGGATCGAGGCGGAAGGGGACGGCACGCTGCGCCGGCTGTCGCTCGACGTCGCGCAGGTCAACGCCGCCTTCGCCGAACATCCGGACGTTCGCGCCCGCGACCGGGCGCTGACCGAGGCGCCGCAGACCACCTTCATCGACATGCAGGCGGCGCTGGTCTCCGTGCCGGCCATCGGCAAGGCGCTGCTCGGTCCGGCCGAGGAGGTCAACCTGAAGGGCTGGCTGAAGGAGGGCGAGAACGCCATCGCCGTGGTGGGCCGCGGCCTCTATTCCTTCAAGGGCTCGGGCTATGTGCGCGGCGGCATCTTCGACCGCATCGTGCTGATCCAGGACGACGTCTCGGTGCGCTTCCGCGACCGCGACCATCGCCGCCTCGGCGCCATCGCGCTTGCCGGCGCGCCGGAATTTTCCGAGATGGACCTGTTCCGCATCCCGGCCGGCGTCGGTTTCGATCCCGCAAAGCCCTTCCGCATCCAGCTTCTGGCGCAGCGCGAGGTCGGGCCGATCGAGAAGGTCTTCCACACCTTCGATCTCGGCTACCAGCTGCCGCAGAAATACCTGCGCGCCGTCGCGCCGCCTGCAAGGAGGCCGCCGCCGTCCCCCCGCAGGAGGAAGGCTCGGCGCAGGCAGACCTCTGGAAGCGCATCTGGGGCGATTCGAAGCTGA